A genomic region of Echeneis naucrates chromosome 24, fEcheNa1.1, whole genome shotgun sequence contains the following coding sequences:
- the wdr20b gene encoding WD repeat-containing protein 20 isoform X6, giving the protein MAAEGGGKEMNEIKTQFTTREGVYKLLTHSEYSRPNRVPFNSQGSNPVKVSFVNVNDQSGNGDRICFNVGRELYFYIYKGVRKRLIDKSRVTCVRWVPGSESLFLVAHSSGSMYLYNVENTCGTTAPHYQLLKQGENYAVHTCKSKSARNPLLRWTVGEGSLNEFAFSPDGKFLACASQDGFLRVFGFDAAELHGTMKSYFGGLLCVCWSPDGRYIVAGGEDDLVTVWSFSDCRVIARGHGHKSWVSVVAFDHCTTSVEDGDPPAEFSGSDEDFHEQIHFGAGRERANSAHSRLSKRNSTDSRPVSVTYRFGSVGQDTQLCLWDLTEDILFPHLPLSRTRTHTNVMSATSPPATSNSSSSGIPANSLPSTLPRSNSLPHSSNPAGGSTPNSHTGNSSSSKGNSIIDSAFIATGVSKFATLSLHDSRKERHEKDHKRNHSMGHISSKSSDKLNQLSSSRTAKADAAKTLGTMLCPRMDEVPLLEPLVCKKIAHERLTVLIFLEDCLVTACQEGFVCTWARPGKVGLLSSQNNPANSPSGTVV; this is encoded by the exons ATGGCGGCGGAGGGAGGTGGGAAGGAGATGAACGAAATTAAAACTCAATTCACCACAAGGGAAGGCGTCTACAAACTCCTCACTCACTCCGAATACAGCCGCCCCAACAGGGTGCCTTTCAACTCGCAGGGCTCCAACCCCGTCAAGGTCTCCTTCGTCAATGTAAACGACCAGTCCGGCAACGGCGACAGGATCTGTTTCAATGTGGGCCGGGAACTGTACTTTTATATCTACAAAGGCGTGAGAAAG AGACTCATAGACAAGTCAAGAGTAACATGTGTACGATGGGTTCCTGGTTCAGAGAGCCTGTTCCTGGTGGCTCACTCCAGTGGCAGTATGTACTTGTACAACGTGGAAAATACCTGCGGCACCACTGCACCTCACTACCAGCTCCTTAAACAAGGCGAAAATTATGCTGTGCACACCTGCAAGAGCAAGTCGGCTCGTAATCCATTACTACGCTGGACAGTGGGGGAAGGGTCACTTAATGAGTTTGCCTTCTCCCCTGATGGCAAGTTTCTGGCTTGTGCGAGCCAGGATGGCTTCCTGCGGGTATTTGGCTTTGACGCTGCAGAGCTCCATGGAACAATGAAGAGCTACTTTGGTGgcttactgtgtgtgtgctggagtcCAGATGGACGTTATATTGTGGCAGGCGGGGAGGACGACCTGGTGACAGTATGGTCATTTTCAGACTGCAGAGTGATTGCACGTGGACATGGTCATAAATCATGGGTGAGCGTAGTGGCATTTGACCACTGTACCACCAGTGTGGAGGATGGTGATCCCCCTGCTGAGTTCAGTGGTAGTGATGAGGACTTCCATGAGCAGATTCATTTTGGTGCAGGCAGAGAAAGAGCTAACAGCGCCCATTCTCGGCTTTCTAAGAGGAACTCTACAGACAGTAGGCCTGTTAGTGTGACCTACAGATTTGGCTCAGTGGGCCAAGATACTCAACTATGTCTGTGGGACCTGACGGAGGACATTCTCTTCCCTCACCTCCCATTGTCCCGCACAAGGACTCACACTAATGTTATGAGTGCCACAAGCCCTCCAGCCAC GAGCAATAGTAGCTCTAGTGGAATTCCAGCTAACTCCCTCCCCAGCACGCTGCCTCGGTCCAATAGCTTGCCACACTCCTCTAacccagcagggggcagcaccCCTAATAGCCACACAGGcaacagcagctcctccaaGGGCAACAGTATCATTGACAGTGCTTTCATTGCAACTGGAGTCAGCAAGTTTGCAACGCTATCTTTACATGACTCGCGCAAGGAGCGCCACGAGAAGGACCACAAACGAAACCACAGCATGGGTCACATTAGCAGCAAAAGCAGTGACAAGCTCAACCAGCTTAGCTCATCACGGACGGCAAAAGCTGACGCAGCTAAGACTCTGGGCACAATGCTGTGCCCACGCATGGATGAAGTGCCACTGCTTGAGCCACTAGTGTGCAAGAAGATTGCTCACGAGAGACTCACTGTGTTAATCTTCCTTGAGGACTGTCTGGTAACAGCCTGTCAGGAGGGTTTCGTTTGCACATGGGCTAGGCCTGGGAAAGTG GGATTGCTATCATCTCAAAACAACCCAGCCAACTCCCCCAGTGGAACAGTAGTATAG
- the wdr20b gene encoding WD repeat-containing protein 20 isoform X8, translated as MAAEGGGKEMNEIKTQFTTREGVYKLLTHSEYSRPNRVPFNSQGSNPVKVSFVNVNDQSGNGDRICFNVGRELYFYIYKGVRKGLLSSQNNPANSPSGTVV; from the exons ATGGCGGCGGAGGGAGGTGGGAAGGAGATGAACGAAATTAAAACTCAATTCACCACAAGGGAAGGCGTCTACAAACTCCTCACTCACTCCGAATACAGCCGCCCCAACAGGGTGCCTTTCAACTCGCAGGGCTCCAACCCCGTCAAGGTCTCCTTCGTCAATGTAAACGACCAGTCCGGCAACGGCGACAGGATCTGTTTCAATGTGGGCCGGGAACTGTACTTTTATATCTACAAAGGCGTGAGAAAG GGATTGCTATCATCTCAAAACAACCCAGCCAACTCCCCCAGTGGAACAGTAGTATAG